One segment of Dama dama isolate Ldn47 chromosome 15, ASM3311817v1, whole genome shotgun sequence DNA contains the following:
- the UXT gene encoding LOW QUALITY PROTEIN: protein UXT (The sequence of the model RefSeq protein was modified relative to this genomic sequence to represent the inferred CDS: deleted 1 base in 1 codon) — translation MFYKTELSQVLFASGSQEPITAPPPQRRAVEATAQKAPRYEAFTSDVLQRDLKKVLDHRDKVYEQLARYLQLRNVIERLQEANHSELYMQADLGCNFVDTVVPNTSRIYVALGYGFFLELTLAEALRFVDHKSSLAELSDNLTKDSMNIKVHIHMLLEGLRELQGLQNFPETQH, via the exons atgttttataaaacagaattatCTCAAG TTCTTTTTGCCAGCGGCTCTCAGGAGCCCATCACGGCGCCGCCCCCTCAGCGGCGGGCGGTGGAGGCAACCGCGCAGAAAGCGCCGCGCTACGAGGCTTTCACCTCTGATGTGTTGCAGCGGGACTTG AAAAAGGTCCTGGACCATCGCGACAAGGTGTATGAGCAGCTGGCCAGATACCTTCAACTGAGAAATGTCATTGAGCGACTCCAGGAAGCTAATCACTCGGAGTTATATATGCAGGCGGATTTGGGCTGTAACTTCGTTGACACAGTGGTCCCAAACACTTCACGAATCTACGTGGCCCTTGGATACGGTTTTTTCCTGGAGTTGACACTGGCAGAAGCTCTCAGGTTCGTTGATCATAAGAGCAGTCTCGCAGAGCTCAGCGACAACCTCACAAAGGACTCCATGAATATCAAGGTCCATATCCACATGTTGCTAGAGGGGCTTAGAGAGCTACAAGGTCTGCAGAATTTCCCAGAGACTCAGCACTGA